From the genome of Methylocystis heyeri:
CCTCGTCGATCGAGACCACGTGGTCGATCGCAAAGCCGGAACGGCCCAACAATCTGGATATTGCACGAGCCACGTCCACCTCGTCTTCGACGACGAGAATTCTCATTTTGGCCTCCTCAGATTACGCGCGCTCATATTGGGTCGCGGGTTCCGCCTGACCGCGCGCCCAAGCGTCTAGATTGTGGCAAAAATGTCACACGCGCAACAAATTCATGAACTCAGTTCGGATGGAATTTTCATGGCATTTTCGACTTCTATCAACGGGGACGCGAATGAACGAGACGGCGCGTGGCGAGCGCGGACCGCGAGCGGACAAGGCTGAATGACGATCTATCGACGAGAATTGATGGACCACGCGACCCGGGCGCTCCTCGCCAGGGACGTCGCGCTGGCATTGGTTCTCGTCATCGGCTTTGTTGTCAGCGCGACGGGGGTCGACCGCCTTTCGAACCAGGTCGAGCGCGCGTCGATTTCAAGCTATGCCCAAGCGTGTCTCGGCTCGCGGGCAGACGGCGAGAACACGCCAGCGCCCTTCCGTCATGTCTGTTTGGACTGCGTCATTTGTCTCGGAAGGACGGATGACGTCGTTCCGCAGGCGACATTCCAGCTCACACGCCAAGGGCTCGTCGTTCCCCCTCCAGCGTTCGCGAAAATCGTTTACAGCTTCGCTCAGTCCACCTTGCCGCAAAGGCTCGTCGGCTGGAGCAGTTCTTGGTCCTCCCGAGGTTCTCCGTCTCGCGCCGCGACCTGAACGCGCCGCGATGCGGCCGCGTCTCTTTTCCCGACCCGGCAAATAGCGGCGATGCGCCGCTCTCGGAGAACACCATGAACCGCTCTGTAATCTTGCGCGGCGCTTCCGCATGCGCTCTCGCTTTCGCCTTTGGCTCCAAAGCGCTCGCGCAGCAATCGCTCCCCCCCATCGACGTCGGGGCAAGCCGGCCTCAGACCGGAGCTAGGGGATCTGTTCCGCCCGCGAACAGCTCTGTGACGCAATCGACGGCCGCCTCCCCGGTCGACCCCGAGGCCTATCTGGCCCCAGACGCATCCGTCGGCACCAAGACCGATACGCCGATCATGGAGACGCCCTTGAACATTCAGGTCGTCTCGCAACAGGTCTTGCAGGACCAGCAAGTCACGACCCTCGACGAGGCGTTGACCAATGTGAGCGGCGTCAGCGTCGGCGGAGGCGGAGCTTTTTCAAACGGCGGCGCCTATGGAGTCGTCTTTCTTCGCGGCTTCAGGACCGACACACATTTTCGCAATGGATTTCGGATCGATGGCTTCGGGAACAACAATGCCCTGCTCGACCAGCAATTCGCCAATGTGCAGAGCGTAGAGGTCCTCAAAGGGCCCGCGGCGATCCTTTATGGCGCGGTGGAGCCGGGCGGCCTGGTAAATGTCACGACAAAGCAGCCCTCGGAGACGCCGCACTATTCGCTTCAGCAACAATTCGGCTCATACGCGGCCTACCGCACCACGGCCAGCGCTACAGGCCCACTGAACCAGGATAAGTCTCTTCTATATAGATTGGACGCCTCATACGAAAATGACGGCTCTTTTGTAGACCTTGGATACACGCGGAACCTATTTTTTGCGCCTGTACTACAGTGGAATATCGATCAATCGACGAAACTTAAGCTAGAATTGGAATATCAGAATTCAAACATTGACCAGGTTTATGGATTTACGCCTCTGGTCTATGGTGCGCCATTGCACACCGAGCGTTCAATCAACTACGGTGAGAGATCTCCTTTCAACGAAGAAACACTCTTTTCTGGCCTCAGCTGGTCGCACGACTTCAATAAAGATTGGTCGATAAAGCAACAGGTAATGATGAACAGAGATAAGACGGCTGCGGCGCAAATTGAGCCGTTCTTCATCGCGCAGCAAAATACATTCTCGCTTCCTACGCCGCCGTTTCCTCCATTTACATCTTCTTTTCTAACACCATCAACCGTTGGAAATTTAGTCGATCGGTTTTCAGAGCCATATTCCTTAAAAACAGATATTTATTCAACAACTGTCGATGTCGTCGGGAACTTTGACACGGGCCCTCTTAAGCATACGTTGTTGCTTGGGGGCGATTATTATCGATATAACTACCGGGGAGATCTGAGTACGACCTTCAATTTATCCATGATAACCGTTCCTTTTCTGGGTATCAATCTTCCAAATTTCACGGGCGGTTCGTTAACAAGCCTTTGGGCGCCGTTCCACCCGGGCACGCCCTTTGGGCCTGCTGCGCCATTGTACGCGTTCGCGGGCCAAGCGGACAACTTGGGTCTTTACGCTCAGGACCAAATCAAGCTGCCGTATGGCTTCGAGGTTCTGGGCGGGCTGAGATACCAATATCTCAATCAAAGGAATCAGTTCACCGACGGCAATTGTTTCGCCACGGCGACCTGCACGCTCGACTTCCTGGTCAAACGCTATGGCGAACTCGATCAAGTCGTGACGCCTCGCGTCGGCTTGCTTTGGCGTCCGCGGGAATGGGTAAGTTTCTATGGAAACTATACGGAGGGTTTCAGCCCCAATCTCGGCAAGATCTCGAGCGACGGAACTCTGATTGCTCCGAGCAGCGCCAATCAGTGGGAGGGTGGCGTCAAGCTAGAGCTCTTCGACGGCCGCGTGCGCGCGACCGGCGCCTATTACCATTTGGTCAAGACGAACATCCCGGTTCAGGCCATCGGCACGCAATTTTACACGACTGTCGGCGCGGCGCGAAGCCAAGGCCCGGAATTCGACCTCCAAGGCGAGATCCTTCCTGGTTGGAAAGCGATCATCGCCTATGCGAACACCGATGTCATCTACACAAAGACCAACCCGATCCTCGATCCGGCGCACCCGGTCGGCTCGCGTTTCGAAGGCGTGCCGAGAAACACGGCGAGGCTGTTTTCGACATATGAATTTCAGCTAGAGCCCTTGCGCGGATTGAAGTTCGGCGGGGGATATACTTTTCACGGAACACAACCGGCCTGGAATTTCTCCGGCATAAACTTTCATACGTACCAAGTTCCGAGCTACGGCGTCGTCGACCTGCTCGCCGCTTATGAGTTTTCGGTCGGAACGTCCAAGCTCACCGCCCAACTGAACGTCGCCAATCTGTTTGATCGCAAATATTACACGGACGCCGAGGTTCAGCATTTTCCAACGGTTCCATTCGACGCGCAACCACGTTTGTTCGGCAATCCGCGCATGCTCAAAGCATCTCTGAAAGCCGAGTTTTAAGCGTGACGAGGAGGTCAAGGTTCTTGTCATAATGAAGCGCTCGATCTCTTGGAGGAGACGAAAGATGCCGACGACTTTTCCGGAACATACCGTGGCGGCGCTGGCCGTTGCGACAACAGAGCCTCTCGGACGCCGCGCCGCCCGAAAATTTTGGACGTGGACTCATCGCTGGATAGGCCTGATCGTCGGCGTCTATTTCGTCGTCGCCGGGCTGAGCGGCAGCTTGCTCGCCTTTTGGCAAGACATAGACGAATTGCTCAACCCAAATTTGATGCGGGTGTCGCCGCCCCGCGAGGACGCTTCCTATAAATCCATCGACGAAATTCTTGCCGCGGCGCGAGCTCAATTCCCTGATTCGGTTAAGGTGCGCACC
Proteins encoded in this window:
- a CDS encoding TonB-dependent siderophore receptor; translated protein: MNRSVILRGASACALAFAFGSKALAQQSLPPIDVGASRPQTGARGSVPPANSSVTQSTAASPVDPEAYLAPDASVGTKTDTPIMETPLNIQVVSQQVLQDQQVTTLDEALTNVSGVSVGGGGAFSNGGAYGVVFLRGFRTDTHFRNGFRIDGFGNNNALLDQQFANVQSVEVLKGPAAILYGAVEPGGLVNVTTKQPSETPHYSLQQQFGSYAAYRTTASATGPLNQDKSLLYRLDASYENDGSFVDLGYTRNLFFAPVLQWNIDQSTKLKLELEYQNSNIDQVYGFTPLVYGAPLHTERSINYGERSPFNEETLFSGLSWSHDFNKDWSIKQQVMMNRDKTAAAQIEPFFIAQQNTFSLPTPPFPPFTSSFLTPSTVGNLVDRFSEPYSLKTDIYSTTVDVVGNFDTGPLKHTLLLGGDYYRYNYRGDLSTTFNLSMITVPFLGINLPNFTGGSLTSLWAPFHPGTPFGPAAPLYAFAGQADNLGLYAQDQIKLPYGFEVLGGLRYQYLNQRNQFTDGNCFATATCTLDFLVKRYGELDQVVTPRVGLLWRPREWVSFYGNYTEGFSPNLGKISSDGTLIAPSSANQWEGGVKLELFDGRVRATGAYYHLVKTNIPVQAIGTQFYTTVGAARSQGPEFDLQGEILPGWKAIIAYANTDVIYTKTNPILDPAHPVGSRFEGVPRNTARLFSTYEFQLEPLRGLKFGGGYTFHGTQPAWNFSGINFHTYQVPSYGVVDLLAAYEFSVGTSKLTAQLNVANLFDRKYYTDAEVQHFPTVPFDAQPRLFGNPRMLKASLKAEF